The candidate division KSB1 bacterium genome window below encodes:
- the fbp gene encoding class 1 fructose-bisphosphatase, which yields MELITIERFILERQQQGFPEAKGDFTQLLYDITFAAKIIARDVNKAGLVEILGQTGRTNVQGEAVQKLDEFADRVIRRAMDRTGRVCVMASEEQEDVILIPKEYKCGKYVLLFDPLDGSSNIDVNVSVGSIFSIHRKISDQRRGTIADCLQPGYKQVGAAYVVYGSSTMLVYTTGHGVHGFTLDPSVGEFLLSHENIKIPPQGNIYSVNEGNYHYWDKGTQQFVDYLKSKDNHIGKPYSLRYIGSMVADLHRTLLYGGIFLYPLDYKSPNKPSGKLRLLYEAAPMAFIFEQAGGRASDGYRNISEIQPTELHQRTPLFIGSKFEVDLAEQFVQGKISYPRK from the coding sequence ATGGAATTGATTACAATTGAGCGGTTTATCCTCGAACGTCAGCAGCAGGGATTTCCCGAAGCCAAGGGTGATTTCACTCAATTGCTTTATGACATCACATTTGCCGCTAAAATCATTGCCCGCGACGTGAACAAAGCTGGATTGGTTGAGATCCTCGGCCAGACTGGCAGGACCAATGTTCAGGGAGAGGCAGTCCAGAAATTGGATGAGTTTGCCGATCGGGTCATCAGGCGGGCAATGGATCGAACCGGTCGGGTTTGCGTGATGGCATCGGAAGAGCAGGAAGATGTGATCCTGATTCCCAAAGAATATAAATGCGGGAAGTACGTATTGTTGTTCGATCCGCTTGACGGCTCGTCCAACATCGATGTCAATGTGAGCGTTGGCTCGATCTTTTCGATCCATCGCAAAATTAGCGATCAAAGGCGTGGGACCATTGCAGATTGTTTGCAGCCTGGCTATAAGCAGGTTGGAGCAGCATATGTGGTGTATGGTTCTTCGACCATGTTGGTTTATACCACGGGACATGGGGTGCATGGCTTCACGCTGGATCCCAGTGTAGGCGAGTTCCTTTTATCCCATGAGAATATCAAAATTCCACCGCAAGGGAATATTTACAGCGTGAACGAAGGGAATTATCATTATTGGGACAAGGGGACCCAGCAATTTGTGGATTACCTGAAGAGTAAGGATAATCACATCGGAAAGCCGTACTCGCTTCGATATATTGGATCCATGGTGGCGGATCTGCATCGGACTTTGTTGTATGGTGGGATATTTCTCTATCCGCTCGATTACAAAAGCCCGAATAAACCATCGGGCAAATTGCGGTTGCTTTACGAAGCTGCGCCAATGGCCTTCATCTTTGAGCAAGCTGGAGGCCGTGCCAGCGATGGCTATCGCAATATCTCGGAAATCCAGCCAACTGAGCTGCACCAACGCACCCCGTTATTCATCGGAAGCAAATTTGAAGTCGATCTGGCAGAACAATTTGTTCAAGGGAAGATCAGCTATCCTAGAAAATAA
- the ddlA gene encoding D-alanine--D-alanine ligase, with product MDQKNRKGPETVNKKIRVAIIFGGKSAEHEVSLQSAKNVIEAIDKKKYEVLSIGIDKEGQWYLGEPSRFFLNADDPKRIALNLNNAQRIALIPSGQAGNELVSLTNYQSLGHIDVVFPVLHGPYGEDGTIQGLLKLFNTPFVGAGVLGSAVGMDKDVMKRLLRDGGVPVPKFLVFHDSQLASIDFDDVTKQLGLPFFVKPANLGSSVGIHKVKERAHFTPALQDAFLYDTKILIEEYIHCREIECSVLGNEDPIASIPGEIIPQHEFYSYEAKYIDEHGAKLEIPANLAPELMQRFQALAIQTYRVLCCEGMARVDFFLRDNREIFVSEINTIPGFTKISMYPKLWEASGIPYSELIDRLIQLALKRFEKERKLKASFVI from the coding sequence ATGGATCAAAAAAATCGGAAGGGACCAGAAACAGTGAACAAGAAAATTCGGGTTGCAATTATCTTTGGGGGGAAATCTGCGGAACATGAGGTATCGCTCCAATCAGCTAAAAACGTCATCGAAGCCATTGACAAAAAGAAATATGAAGTGTTATCAATTGGAATCGATAAAGAGGGGCAATGGTATTTAGGAGAGCCATCGCGGTTTTTTTTGAATGCTGACGACCCCAAGCGGATTGCGCTAAATCTGAATAATGCGCAGAGGATCGCTCTGATTCCATCTGGCCAAGCTGGTAATGAATTGGTCAGCCTTACCAACTATCAATCTTTGGGGCACATCGATGTGGTTTTTCCAGTGCTTCATGGTCCTTATGGCGAGGACGGCACGATCCAGGGCCTGCTCAAGCTATTCAATACCCCATTTGTTGGCGCTGGCGTGCTGGGTTCGGCTGTGGGCATGGATAAAGATGTGATGAAACGGTTGCTGCGAGATGGTGGTGTTCCTGTGCCAAAGTTCCTTGTGTTTCATGACAGCCAATTAGCATCGATCGATTTTGATGATGTGACAAAGCAGTTAGGCTTACCTTTTTTTGTGAAACCTGCCAATCTCGGCTCTTCAGTTGGAATTCATAAAGTGAAAGAGCGCGCGCATTTTACGCCAGCGCTTCAGGATGCTTTTCTGTACGATACGAAAATTTTAATCGAGGAATATATTCACTGCCGAGAGATCGAATGCTCTGTATTGGGAAATGAGGATCCAATTGCCTCTATTCCGGGGGAGATTATCCCCCAACATGAATTTTATTCGTACGAGGCCAAATACATTGACGAGCATGGCGCCAAATTGGAGATCCCAGCAAATCTGGCTCCTGAATTGATGCAGCGATTTCAGGCATTGGCGATCCAGACCTATCGCGTGCTGTGCTGCGAGGGCATGGCCCGAGTCGATTTCTTCTTGCGCGATAATCGCGAGATTTTTGTGAGCGAAATCAATACGATCCCTGGGTTCACGAAGATCAGCATGTACCCAAAATTGTGGGAGGCCAGCGGCATACCATACAGTGAGCTAATTGATCGACTGATCCAATTGGCTCTGAAACGATTCGAAAAGGAACGAAAATTGAAAGCTTCCTTTGTGATCTAA
- a CDS encoding AI-2E family transporter yields the protein MNLNTQHPKNGTPNPSPDQQLVIILNKQLIKKIVKVLLVILSVGAMIRLLPIFMPILLPLLVSLVISLLLTPLVDKLENLGINRGAAVGILFIVFGGLIIVGIKLLLPTLNHEIQTLSQVLASQDSETVIDKIQMTLTHRIPILKNPEIAREVSARLHDLFTSLVRKSLNMIFAIISSFTLIVTVPFITFFFLKDGYNIKKFIIQSVPNRYFELSLNLLYKTNLQLGNYIRGQLLVSSIVGSLSIIALYSLKVPYCFVIGIIAGLANMIPYFGPIVGALPAILVAVVENGTAGSVIGIIIAFAMIQLLDNVLISPVIVSRSVQIHPLLVIIVILLGGNIGGIFGMLVAIPAFAVAQVIVKEIVWSFKHYRLSI from the coding sequence ATGAATTTGAATACGCAGCACCCAAAAAACGGCACGCCCAATCCCAGCCCTGATCAGCAATTGGTGATCATTCTTAACAAGCAATTGATCAAAAAAATTGTCAAAGTGTTACTGGTTATCTTAAGTGTCGGTGCAATGATTCGCCTATTGCCGATATTCATGCCAATTCTATTACCGTTGCTGGTCTCGTTGGTCATTTCATTGCTATTGACGCCATTAGTGGATAAATTGGAGAATCTTGGCATCAACCGAGGAGCAGCCGTTGGAATTCTATTTATTGTCTTTGGCGGGTTAATTATTGTCGGAATCAAGTTATTGTTGCCGACATTGAACCATGAAATTCAAACCCTCTCTCAAGTATTGGCGAGCCAAGATTCTGAGACCGTCATTGATAAAATTCAAATGACCCTGACGCATCGGATCCCAATCCTCAAAAATCCAGAAATTGCCCGAGAAGTAAGCGCGCGGTTGCATGACTTATTCACGTCCTTGGTGCGCAAAAGTTTGAACATGATTTTTGCCATCATTTCATCGTTTACGCTGATCGTAACTGTTCCATTTATCACCTTCTTTTTCCTCAAGGACGGATATAATATCAAAAAGTTCATCATCCAGTCAGTGCCGAACCGCTATTTCGAGCTTTCGCTCAATTTGCTTTATAAAACCAATCTTCAATTGGGCAATTATATTCGCGGCCAGTTGCTGGTTTCCTCGATTGTTGGCAGCTTATCGATTATTGCGCTTTATTCTCTGAAGGTCCCCTATTGTTTCGTCATTGGAATCATTGCTGGCCTAGCTAATATGATCCCTTATTTCGGTCCAATTGTTGGCGCCTTACCCGCCATCTTGGTGGCTGTGGTGGAAAACGGCACCGCTGGCTCAGTGATCGGGATCATCATCGCTTTTGCCATGATCCAGTTGTTAGATAATGTCTTAATATCACCAGTGATTGTCTCGCGGAGTGTACAAATTCATCCTTTGCTGGTGATCATTGTTATTTTATTGGGTGGAAACATTGGTGGCATTTTCGGGATGCTGGTCGCTATCCCTGCCTTTGCAGTCGCTCAGGTGATCGTCAAAGAAATCGTATGGAGTTTCAAGCATTATAGATTGAGTATTTGA
- a CDS encoding cyclic nucleotide-binding domain-containing protein produces MPSSYWNNIFDKNGRHKPDLDSILKKVPFFSQLKKSELREFKRILHHRHYKKGEVLFFEDEPGVGMYVIETGKIGIYKNYDDASREELAILHSGEFLGEMALLDESPRSATAVALENSSVFGLFRPDLFNLIESKPRLGNKILLKLAQMLAERLRLSNNELQELKQQYESSVIIR; encoded by the coding sequence ATGCCGAGCAGTTATTGGAATAATATTTTCGATAAAAACGGTCGACATAAGCCAGATCTTGATTCAATCTTGAAAAAAGTGCCCTTTTTTAGTCAGCTCAAAAAGAGCGAATTGCGGGAATTCAAGCGGATTCTGCATCATCGCCACTATAAAAAGGGTGAAGTCCTTTTTTTTGAGGATGAGCCAGGTGTTGGCATGTATGTGATCGAGACCGGCAAAATCGGCATTTATAAAAACTATGATGATGCCAGTCGGGAGGAACTCGCCATCTTGCATTCTGGGGAGTTTTTGGGTGAGATGGCACTTCTGGATGAATCGCCCAGATCTGCCACTGCCGTGGCATTGGAGAACTCCAGCGTGTTTGGTCTGTTTCGCCCCGATTTGTTCAACTTGATTGAGAGCAAGCCGAGACTTGGCAATAAAATTTTGCTGAAACTGGCTCAAATGCTGGCCGAGCGATTGCGGCTCAGCAATAATGAATTACAGGAATTAAAACAGCAGTATGAGAGCTCAGTAATCATTCGATGA
- a CDS encoding peptidoglycan DD-metalloendopeptidase family protein, which yields MISTISLIMFFFSALGAPQSGRNQAKGQLEQIRKEIESYRRKLQQEQRKEKQLLDSISQLEREIDLTHQLVMELEREEQRRARMISKISQALDTTQTELDRLQQIYARRVVSFYKYGRVRDLELLLSSRSFTQALAWLKFQRLIAKNDQRNYNNILKKKNKIEVQRSQLKQEAVAHRQILNEKRQEEARLRETSKKRGQLLAQVQNNKQALLQRLKEYELSMKEIQRLIQIEEDKRIGLEQQGVVQATDFPSLKGRMIWPTRGRIINHFGRYQHPKFKGVTLQNIGIDIQAEYGQEVRATGKGIVTAITWQRGRGNIVMINHFGGYFTVYTHLAQIFVQVDDSVEIGQVIGTVGDSGSLTGPQLHFEIWKNKQPLNPEDWLS from the coding sequence TTGATCTCGACAATTTCGCTGATCATGTTTTTTTTCTCGGCATTGGGCGCTCCTCAAAGCGGTCGAAACCAAGCCAAAGGCCAGCTCGAACAGATTCGAAAAGAAATCGAGAGCTATCGGCGCAAGCTGCAACAAGAGCAACGGAAAGAAAAACAACTGCTGGATTCGATATCGCAGTTGGAGCGAGAGATCGATTTGACCCATCAGTTGGTAATGGAGCTGGAGAGAGAGGAACAGCGCCGCGCCAGAATGATCTCAAAAATCAGTCAGGCCTTGGATACCACCCAGACCGAACTGGATCGGTTGCAACAAATTTATGCGCGACGGGTGGTCAGCTTTTACAAATATGGTCGGGTCAGGGACTTGGAACTGCTTCTGTCGTCTCGATCGTTCACCCAAGCCCTCGCTTGGCTAAAATTTCAACGCTTGATTGCCAAAAATGATCAGCGCAATTATAATAATATTCTCAAAAAGAAAAATAAGATCGAGGTCCAACGGAGCCAACTGAAGCAGGAAGCGGTGGCGCACCGCCAGATTCTCAACGAAAAAAGGCAAGAAGAGGCACGTCTCAGGGAGACCAGTAAGAAGCGTGGCCAGCTCTTGGCCCAGGTTCAGAACAATAAACAAGCATTGCTGCAGCGGCTAAAAGAGTATGAGCTGTCAATGAAAGAAATTCAACGGCTCATACAGATCGAAGAGGATAAACGGATCGGACTGGAGCAACAGGGGGTGGTTCAGGCGACCGATTTTCCTTCTCTGAAGGGACGGATGATTTGGCCAACGCGCGGAAGAATTATCAACCATTTTGGTCGCTATCAGCATCCGAAATTCAAAGGGGTTACACTTCAAAATATTGGGATCGATATTCAGGCTGAATATGGTCAGGAGGTCCGCGCCACGGGGAAGGGGATCGTCACGGCGATCACTTGGCAGCGTGGCCGAGGAAATATTGTGATGATCAATCACTTCGGCGGCTATTTTACGGTCTACACTCATCTCGCCCAGATTTTCGTCCAAGTGGATGATAGTGTTGAGATCGGCCAGGTGATCGGCACGGTTGGCGACTCTGGCTCTTTAACAGGGCCCCAGCTTCATTTCGAGATCTGGAAGAACAAGCAGCCGTTGAATCCTGAGGACTGGCTCAGCTAA
- the holB gene encoding DNA polymerase III subunit delta': MAFANIIGQKRVIAMLERALMSDRLPHALLFHGPEGVGKEATAIELAKALFCQVEKIYCDRCGDCKRVAQFSHPDLMVIVPAPKQAKPEELQLIYESMMKNPYYRTQLWAAPTISIEQIRSLKKKVTLTSYENKGHVVLIFEAHRMTPEAANALLKILEEPSGKLTMVLVSSQANLLLPTIVSRCQQVRFDPIPWQDIEAALLKNQALDPKRAMVIARMSFGSYRRALELLDENVDQKQQLMIEILRKVLLSDLEILTMAETLVNQQEKRTIKDLFALMLVWFRDARIMELLGNENDYKEKIINIDYLETLKKFIATMEFLNYEQIIAAIEDAIAYIDRNVFINLVVLQLMFQLKKLLRRKTHV; the protein is encoded by the coding sequence ATGGCCTTTGCAAATATCATTGGACAGAAGCGGGTGATTGCTATGCTGGAGCGGGCATTGATGAGCGACCGCTTGCCACACGCGCTATTGTTTCATGGCCCTGAGGGCGTAGGCAAAGAGGCCACGGCAATCGAGTTGGCCAAGGCATTGTTCTGTCAGGTGGAAAAAATTTATTGTGATCGATGCGGCGATTGTAAACGAGTGGCACAATTCAGCCATCCCGATTTAATGGTCATCGTTCCAGCGCCGAAGCAAGCAAAGCCCGAGGAGCTTCAGCTCATTTATGAAAGCATGATGAAAAATCCTTACTATCGAACGCAGCTTTGGGCGGCGCCCACTATTTCGATCGAACAGATCCGAAGCTTAAAGAAGAAAGTGACCTTGACATCTTACGAGAACAAAGGCCATGTTGTGCTGATATTTGAAGCGCACCGAATGACTCCAGAAGCCGCGAACGCATTGCTCAAAATTCTTGAAGAGCCGTCTGGCAAGCTCACTATGGTGCTTGTATCGTCTCAAGCGAATTTATTATTACCGACAATTGTATCTCGTTGCCAACAGGTCCGATTTGATCCCATCCCATGGCAGGATATAGAAGCGGCACTGCTAAAAAATCAGGCGCTGGACCCGAAACGAGCCATGGTGATAGCAAGAATGAGTTTCGGGAGCTATCGTCGGGCTTTGGAGTTGCTGGATGAAAACGTCGATCAAAAACAACAGTTGATGATTGAGATATTGCGCAAAGTGTTGCTCTCCGATTTAGAGATCCTGACTATGGCAGAGACGCTGGTGAATCAACAGGAGAAGCGAACGATTAAAGATCTATTCGCGTTGATGCTGGTATGGTTTCGTGATGCGAGGATTATGGAACTCTTGGGAAATGAAAACGATTATAAAGAGAAAATCATTAACATCGATTATCTTGAGACCTTAAAAAAGTTCATTGCGACGATGGAGTTCCTCAATTATGAGCAGATAATTGCTGCCATTGAGGATGCTATCGCCTACATCGATCGCAACGTATTTATCAACTTGGTCGTGTTGCAATTGATGTTTCAATTGAAAAAGCTTCTGCGGAGAAAAACTCATGTATGA
- a CDS encoding stage 0 sporulation family protein — MYDYIEVVFKGERKQIYANPQQFPFKVGDYVIVEADKGEDLGQVNQAGALLSMKKSDVPLKSVLRKTTPEDLKKLEQNRQKERAAFKVCKEKIEKHGLNMKLVDVEYQFDGNKITFYFTAERRVDFRELVKDLAAYYKVRIELRQIGVRDEARRFGGYGICGRKLCCTSFLKEFDPITTQSAKEQNLPLNPQKLSGVCGRLMCCLNYELEFYLEANRKFPPLGTQITTEKGIAVVDKFDVFKEEVILKYENEEYEKRSLAEVNQLLKSPAAQVASS; from the coding sequence ATGTATGATTATATAGAGGTGGTGTTCAAAGGGGAACGGAAACAAATTTATGCCAATCCTCAGCAATTTCCTTTTAAGGTCGGCGATTATGTGATTGTTGAAGCGGATAAGGGGGAGGACCTGGGTCAAGTGAATCAGGCTGGAGCGTTGCTTTCGATGAAGAAAAGCGACGTGCCGCTGAAATCGGTGCTCCGAAAGACCACCCCAGAAGATCTGAAAAAGCTTGAGCAAAATCGGCAAAAAGAGCGGGCAGCTTTTAAGGTTTGTAAAGAAAAGATCGAAAAGCACGGGCTTAACATGAAACTGGTAGATGTGGAATACCAGTTTGATGGGAATAAGATCACATTCTATTTTACAGCAGAGCGCCGGGTCGATTTCAGAGAGTTAGTGAAAGATTTAGCAGCGTACTACAAGGTTCGCATCGAGCTGCGGCAGATTGGCGTGCGGGATGAGGCGAGGCGGTTTGGGGGCTATGGGATATGTGGTAGAAAATTATGCTGTACGTCGTTTCTAAAGGAGTTCGATCCAATCACCACTCAGAGCGCGAAAGAGCAAAATTTGCCACTGAACCCTCAGAAACTTTCTGGGGTATGCGGTCGGTTGATGTGCTGCTTGAATTATGAATTGGAGTTCTATTTGGAAGCGAACCGAAAATTCCCTCCGTTGGGAACGCAAATCACCACCGAAAAAGGCATCGCTGTGGTTGACAAATTCGATGTGTTTAAAGAAGAAGTTATTTTAAAATATGAAAACGAGGAATACGAAAAACGATCGCTGGCGGAAGTAAACCAGTTGCTCAAGTCCCCTGCGGCTCAGGTCGCAAGCAGCTAA
- the metG gene encoding methionine--tRNA ligase gives METREKILVTSALPYANGPLHLGHLAGAYLPADIYVRYQRLKKRDVIFICGSDEHGVPITIAAERQGVSPQEIVDRYHYLNKASFEKVGMSFDNYSRTSLPLHHKISQEFFLKLHAKGYLSEKTVTQLYCEHCGRFLADRYVEGTCPICHAPGARGDQCDACGRSIDQIQLINPICVTCGNRPVIRETRHWFLNLKSLQPKIKAWLDTKTHWKENVKNFCAGWFKTGLEDRAVTRDLRWGVPVPLPGYEDKVLYVWFDAPIGYISSTVEWAQKIGQPDKWKEYWQDSSTRLIHFIGKDNIVFHAIIWPLILMGHGDYILPDNIPANEYLNLEGNKISTSRNYAVWLDEYLAKFPADPLRYCLAANAPETKDADFSWKEFQQRNNNELADILGNFINRSLTFLKRHFHNAVPTPGPLDELDREMLSRLAQAPEDIGNLFENFEVRKAVAAFMDLARFANKYFNDQQPWITVKQQPEKCATTFYVCAQVLKGLAILMEPVLPFSARELWQMLNMSTPLADCRWEDAGQPNVPIGHRLNQPKILFNKLEDEIIEAEIKKLQAITNKSQKKTEEPLMLEKIPYEQFQKVELRVATVVEAEKVEKADKLLKMKIDLGNEQRTIVAGIALHYTPEQMIGKQIVVVANLEPAKIRGIESNGMLLAAVSDDQKLSLIVPEKLMPNGTAIH, from the coding sequence GTGGAAACAAGAGAAAAGATCTTAGTGACCAGTGCACTGCCGTATGCGAATGGTCCATTGCATCTGGGGCATTTGGCTGGAGCGTATCTTCCAGCCGATATTTACGTGCGCTATCAGCGGCTGAAAAAGCGCGATGTGATTTTCATTTGCGGCTCTGATGAACATGGAGTCCCCATTACCATCGCCGCGGAACGGCAAGGTGTTTCGCCCCAGGAAATTGTAGACCGATATCATTATTTAAACAAAGCCTCGTTCGAGAAAGTTGGGATGAGTTTCGACAATTATTCTCGGACGTCGTTGCCATTACATCATAAAATTTCACAGGAATTTTTCCTCAAATTGCATGCGAAAGGCTATTTGAGCGAGAAGACTGTCACCCAGCTTTACTGTGAACATTGTGGTCGTTTTTTGGCTGACCGCTATGTGGAGGGAACCTGTCCGATCTGCCATGCGCCTGGCGCTCGAGGTGATCAATGTGACGCTTGCGGTCGTTCGATCGATCAGATTCAATTGATCAATCCGATCTGCGTGACCTGCGGCAATCGACCCGTCATCCGCGAGACGCGACATTGGTTCCTCAACCTTAAGAGTTTACAGCCGAAGATCAAAGCCTGGTTGGATACCAAGACTCATTGGAAAGAAAATGTCAAGAATTTCTGTGCGGGTTGGTTCAAGACTGGGTTGGAAGACCGCGCCGTTACGCGAGATCTGCGCTGGGGTGTCCCAGTGCCGCTGCCAGGATATGAGGACAAGGTGCTGTATGTGTGGTTTGACGCGCCAATTGGCTACATTTCTTCGACCGTGGAATGGGCACAAAAAATCGGACAGCCTGATAAATGGAAAGAGTATTGGCAGGATAGTTCCACGCGGCTGATCCATTTCATCGGCAAGGACAATATCGTATTTCACGCCATTATTTGGCCGCTGATTTTAATGGGCCACGGCGATTATATCTTGCCTGATAATATTCCAGCAAATGAATATTTGAACCTGGAAGGGAACAAGATATCGACCAGCCGCAATTATGCCGTGTGGTTGGACGAATATTTAGCCAAATTTCCAGCCGATCCGTTGCGCTATTGCCTGGCCGCCAATGCGCCAGAGACCAAAGACGCCGATTTCTCCTGGAAGGAATTTCAGCAAAGAAATAATAACGAATTGGCCGATATCTTGGGTAATTTTATTAATCGTTCGCTCACTTTTTTGAAAAGGCATTTTCACAATGCAGTTCCTACCCCAGGGCCCTTGGATGAGCTCGATCGGGAAATGCTCTCCCGCTTGGCTCAGGCCCCAGAAGATATCGGAAATTTGTTTGAGAATTTTGAGGTGCGCAAAGCGGTAGCGGCTTTTATGGACCTTGCGCGCTTTGCCAATAAATATTTCAATGACCAGCAGCCCTGGATCACTGTCAAGCAGCAGCCCGAAAAATGCGCTACGACTTTTTATGTCTGTGCCCAGGTACTGAAAGGGCTCGCCATTCTGATGGAACCTGTGCTGCCGTTTTCCGCTCGGGAGCTGTGGCAGATGCTCAACATGAGCACTCCGTTAGCCGATTGTCGCTGGGAGGACGCTGGCCAACCCAATGTTCCAATTGGTCATCGGCTTAATCAACCCAAAATTCTATTCAATAAATTAGAAGATGAAATCATTGAAGCCGAGATCAAGAAACTTCAAGCTATCACTAATAAATCACAAAAAAAGACTGAGGAACCATTAATGCTAGAAAAAATACCTTATGAACAATTTCAAAAAGTCGAATTGCGCGTCGCTACCGTGGTGGAAGCCGAGAAGGTCGAAAAGGCCGATAAGCTGCTGAAGATGAAGATCGATTTGGGCAACGAGCAACGCACCATTGTGGCAGGAATTGCGCTTCATTATACCCCAGAACAAATGATCGGCAAACAAATCGTCGTCGTGGCCAATCTCGAGCCGGCCAAAATCCGAGGGATCGAGTCCAACGGGATGCTTTTGGCGGCGGTGTCAGACGACCAAAAGCTTTCACTCATTGTCCCGGAGAAATTGATGCCCAATGGAACAGCTATCCACTAA
- a CDS encoding TatD family hydrolase, translated as MEQLSTNIQLIDSHAHLDFENFDGDREAVIQNAQLAGVVAIINIGIDLETSKRAIALAEAYPLIYATVGIHPHDAAGVIESDWRQLEALIAHPKVVAIGEIGLDYFRTYAPRDVQMQVLQRQLELAVQYRKPVVIHTRHAWPDILPIFTATYRRKLTGVFHCFSGSENEAKAILDAGYFISFTGVVTFKNATALKIAANHVPLDRLLLETDCPFMAPEPFRGRRCEPAYLPYIAQKIADAKAMSLAEIAEQTTRNVTTLFGISLKKDQPGRSN; from the coding sequence ATGGAACAGCTATCCACTAACATCCAATTGATCGATTCCCATGCGCATCTCGATTTCGAAAATTTCGATGGAGATCGGGAAGCTGTCATTCAAAATGCTCAACTCGCAGGAGTGGTGGCGATCATTAACATCGGGATCGATCTCGAGACGAGTAAAAGGGCAATTGCACTGGCCGAAGCTTACCCATTGATCTACGCGACGGTTGGCATTCACCCGCACGATGCGGCTGGCGTCATTGAATCAGATTGGCGACAACTCGAGGCGTTGATCGCGCATCCTAAGGTGGTAGCCATCGGCGAAATCGGGCTCGACTACTTTCGCACCTATGCGCCTCGAGACGTCCAAATGCAAGTGCTTCAGCGGCAATTGGAATTAGCAGTTCAATATCGAAAGCCAGTGGTGATTCATACCCGCCATGCTTGGCCCGATATATTGCCGATCTTCACTGCAACCTATCGCCGTAAATTGACCGGAGTGTTCCATTGCTTTTCTGGGAGCGAAAATGAAGCCAAAGCGATATTGGACGCTGGTTATTTCATTTCATTCACTGGGGTGGTGACATTCAAAAATGCAACTGCTTTAAAGATCGCAGCGAACCATGTGCCGCTGGATCGATTGCTACTGGAGACCGATTGTCCTTTCATGGCTCCAGAGCCATTTCGGGGGAGACGCTGTGAACCAGCGTATCTACCCTATATCGCACAGAAAATCGCCGATGCAAAAGCAATGAGCCTGGCAGAAATAGCGGAGCAAACCACCCGTAACGTGACCACATTGTTCGGTATTTCGCTCAAAAAAGATCAGCCAGGCAGATCCAATTGA
- the rsmA gene encoding 16S rRNA (adenine(1518)-N(6)/adenine(1519)-N(6))-dimethyltransferase RsmA, producing the protein MPYQRLKPKRSLGQNFLIDENIARKIIASLRLTDHDWVLEIGAGTGMLTKYLIERAGQVVAVEIDQSLIDQMRQNLGSAHNLRLLQTDILKISWDQMLEGRIGWKAVANLPYHITSPVLIKLFDHYQQFDTAILMVQKEVAQRLSAEPNSKSYGILSVFAQFYAEVQVLFDVSRHVFFPKPKVKSAVVQLKFKHDPIFDEVQEQLFRRVVRGTFNHRRKMLRNSLEAIPNLRIDINKLNFNLTRRPEQLAISDFIDLTRLIADRLISTGLVRKSDNGTE; encoded by the coding sequence ATGCCTTATCAACGGCTAAAACCGAAAAGGAGCCTAGGGCAAAATTTTCTAATCGACGAGAATATCGCGCGAAAGATCATCGCATCCCTTCGTTTGACGGATCACGATTGGGTGCTGGAGATCGGTGCTGGGACTGGGATGTTGACCAAATATCTCATCGAACGCGCTGGCCAAGTTGTGGCTGTGGAGATCGATCAATCGTTGATAGATCAAATGCGCCAGAACCTTGGTTCTGCCCATAATCTCAGGTTGCTGCAAACCGATATTTTGAAAATCTCTTGGGATCAGATGCTGGAAGGGCGTATTGGTTGGAAGGCAGTGGCGAATTTGCCGTATCATATTACCAGCCCGGTCTTAATCAAATTGTTTGATCATTATCAGCAGTTTGATACCGCCATCTTGATGGTGCAAAAAGAGGTGGCTCAGCGCCTGAGCGCCGAGCCAAATTCAAAATCTTATGGCATCCTATCGGTATTTGCACAATTTTACGCCGAAGTCCAGGTGCTATTTGACGTTTCCAGACATGTTTTTTTTCCAAAACCCAAGGTAAAATCGGCGGTGGTTCAGTTGAAATTTAAACACGACCCAATTTTTGACGAGGTTCAAGAGCAATTATTTCGGCGCGTGGTTCGAGGAACATTTAACCATCGGCGAAAGATGTTACGCAATTCGCTCGAAGCCATACCGAATTTAAGAATTGATATAAATAAGCTCAATTTTAATTTGACACGACGACCCGAACAATTAGCGATATCCGATTTTATCGATTTAACCCGATTGATCGCAGATCGCCTCATCAGCACAGGGCTTGTTCGAAAGAGCGACAATGGAACAGAATGA